A window from Streptomyces sp. NBC_00271 encodes these proteins:
- a CDS encoding HEXXH motif domain-containing protein produces the protein MHQTARSHALPHVLSHVLPTQSFDELLCGGGGPATVDRLRVSERSWRLLVVRALLDSAATAPAAPLPPLADGWKLLSRAWAVSKEAVEDLLAYPAVGVWAAHTLRRLRGTAQDDAPLWADTGHLHAIAAVAAVRVGLEFRTDVPVRHGWVVLPALGAMRVPGRADWDVAEVSASAGSVRIAGRPLGGPDWHALTELRADGCTMLLDDTDPYRDLRGPTGVEPIDSAAEWQDLFGPAWDILRRTDTEVAEALAGGLVSVVPRPRAERFRPHSASSGDAFGTALASAPDDAEQFASTLVHEFQHNKLSAFMHLFTLYDDQGTRLHYAPWRDDPRPLGGLLQGVYAFFGVTAFWRRRGHALGQFEFALWRSQTAYALRAVGSADGLNELGRRLVAELTRRIEPWLDEPVEARVRAAAALAVADHRATWRACHLRPAPGTLRAHAAAWADGNPLPRTTDEPEPVPVPGSPARGIDTRAVLLRWLLADPAGFAALRDDPGAVVAGARLEDIALVEGRTAEALSAFRARIARGEGDPETWVGLGLAARAAGDPAGDGLLARPELAMALYGELNEQADPLALGRALAYGA, from the coding sequence GTGCACCAGACGGCCCGGTCCCACGCCCTGCCCCACGTTCTGTCCCACGTCCTGCCGACGCAGTCGTTCGACGAACTGCTGTGCGGTGGGGGCGGCCCCGCGACGGTGGACCGTCTGCGTGTGAGCGAGCGGAGCTGGCGGCTGCTCGTCGTCCGGGCCCTGCTGGACTCGGCCGCGACGGCACCGGCCGCCCCCCTGCCCCCCTTGGCGGACGGCTGGAAGTTGCTGTCGCGCGCCTGGGCCGTGTCCAAGGAGGCGGTGGAAGACCTGCTGGCGTATCCGGCCGTGGGTGTGTGGGCGGCGCACACGCTGCGTCGGCTGCGCGGGACGGCCCAGGACGACGCACCCCTCTGGGCGGACACCGGGCACCTCCACGCGATCGCCGCGGTCGCGGCCGTTCGCGTCGGCCTGGAGTTCCGTACCGACGTCCCGGTCCGCCACGGCTGGGTGGTCCTGCCCGCGCTCGGGGCGATGCGGGTGCCCGGCCGGGCGGACTGGGACGTGGCCGAGGTCAGCGCCTCGGCGGGATCCGTGCGGATCGCCGGGCGCCCACTCGGGGGGCCGGACTGGCACGCCCTGACCGAGCTGCGCGCCGACGGCTGCACCATGCTCCTGGACGACACCGACCCCTACCGCGACCTGCGCGGACCGACCGGGGTGGAACCGATCGACTCCGCCGCCGAGTGGCAGGACCTGTTCGGCCCCGCCTGGGACATCCTGCGGCGCACCGACACCGAGGTCGCCGAGGCACTGGCCGGCGGGCTGGTGTCGGTGGTGCCCCGTCCGCGCGCCGAGAGGTTCCGGCCGCACAGCGCGTCCTCGGGCGACGCCTTCGGCACCGCCCTGGCATCGGCCCCGGACGACGCCGAGCAGTTCGCCTCGACGCTGGTGCACGAGTTCCAGCACAACAAGCTCAGCGCGTTCATGCACCTGTTCACCCTGTACGACGACCAGGGCACCCGGCTCCACTACGCCCCCTGGCGCGACGACCCCCGTCCCCTGGGCGGGCTGCTCCAGGGCGTGTACGCCTTTTTCGGCGTCACCGCGTTCTGGCGGCGGCGCGGCCACGCCCTCGGACAGTTCGAGTTCGCGCTGTGGCGCAGCCAGACCGCGTACGCGCTGCGCGCCGTCGGTTCGGCGGACGGGCTCAACGAACTGGGGCGGCGGCTGGTGGCCGAGCTGACGCGGCGCATCGAGCCCTGGCTCGACGAACCGGTCGAGGCCCGGGTCCGGGCCGCGGCGGCCCTGGCGGTCGCCGACCACCGTGCCACCTGGCGCGCCTGCCATCTGCGGCCCGCGCCGGGGACCCTCCGCGCCCACGCGGCAGCCTGGGCCGACGGAAACCCGCTGCCCAGGACGACGGACGAGCCCGAGCCCGTGCCCGTCCCGGGCAGTCCGGCGCGGGGCATCGACACGCGGGCGGTGCTGCTGCGATGGCTGCTGGCGGACCCCGCGGGCTTCGCGGCGCTGCGGGACGACCCCGGCGCGGTGGTCGCCGGCGCGCGCCTCGAGGACATCGCCCTGGTGGAAGGCCGCACCGCCGAGGCCCTGAGCGCGTTCCGTGCGCGCATCGCCCGCGGCGAGGGCGACCCCGAGACCTGGGTCGGGCTCGGCCTCGCGGCGCGGGCCGCCGGAGACCCGGCGGGAGACGGTCTGCTGGCCCGCCCGGAACTGGCGATGGCCCTGTACGGCGAACTGAACGAGCAGGCCGATCCACTGGCACTGGGGCGCGCCCTCGCGTACGGGGCCTGA
- a CDS encoding trypco2 family protein, with translation MIELAELIEELRRELTAARTAAEGEDLYFEVGPVELEAAVVVERSATAGGKIRFWVVEAGADGRVADSVTHRVKLTLDPRTHSGGGRAPWVGGAETERER, from the coding sequence GTGATTGAACTCGCTGAACTGATCGAGGAGTTGCGCAGGGAACTGACCGCGGCCCGGACGGCCGCGGAGGGGGAGGATCTGTACTTCGAGGTGGGTCCGGTGGAGCTGGAGGCGGCCGTGGTCGTGGAGCGGTCGGCGACGGCGGGCGGCAAGATCCGCTTCTGGGTGGTGGAGGCGGGCGCGGACGGACGGGTGGCGGACAGCGTCACGCACCGGGTGAAGCTGACGCTCGACCCGCGCACCCACAGCGGCGGCGGACGGGCCCCGTGGGTGGGCGGGGCCGAGACCGAACGAGAGCGCTGA
- a CDS encoding effector-associated domain 2-containing protein, whose translation MAPQDPRRGLDPVRVAEVMVRPLAGRGPGRRGSGYRVGPWWVLTAAHVVRDARTGTTDVRFEADRADEWTVAARVVLASEQADVALLELDGSAPHGVHAAVTEPPSYGAVPDADLVLPCSAMGFPRFKLREDRMRRLDDGSASQYRDSCHATGMTSVLSNRREGTLELAVTPPESDAEPDRSPWEGMSGAAVWHDDAIVGLVSAHHRTDGLGRLAAVRVDRWYELLTRSELALLHECAGLPASASELPRIPSARPAAAGPVTLADLRDDLPLRELDGLVGALTALPTVSDRTTLALVLGSINPAVAAMSPRTPALRPDVFAILRTCLRYPGTLDQLLEAIRLMEGDSAGVARMDEEAVELSRRHRRAGESR comes from the coding sequence GTGGCGCCACAGGATCCGCGCCGCGGACTGGATCCGGTCCGGGTGGCGGAGGTGATGGTGCGACCGCTCGCGGGGCGGGGCCCGGGGCGGCGCGGTTCCGGCTACCGGGTGGGTCCCTGGTGGGTGCTCACCGCCGCGCACGTCGTCCGTGACGCGAGAACGGGAACCACCGACGTACGGTTCGAGGCCGACCGCGCCGACGAGTGGACCGTGGCCGCCCGGGTGGTACTGGCCTCGGAGCAGGCCGACGTGGCGCTCCTGGAACTGGACGGATCCGCGCCGCACGGCGTCCACGCGGCCGTGACCGAACCCCCCTCGTACGGGGCCGTGCCCGACGCGGACCTCGTCCTGCCGTGCAGCGCGATGGGCTTCCCCCGGTTCAAGCTGCGCGAGGACCGGATGCGACGGCTCGACGACGGCTCGGCGTCCCAGTACCGCGACTCCTGCCATGCGACGGGCATGACCTCGGTGCTGTCCAATCGCCGCGAGGGCACGCTCGAACTCGCCGTCACCCCGCCCGAGTCGGACGCCGAGCCGGACCGGTCGCCCTGGGAGGGCATGTCGGGCGCGGCGGTCTGGCACGACGACGCGATCGTCGGCCTGGTCAGCGCGCACCACCGCACGGACGGTCTCGGCCGCCTCGCCGCCGTCCGCGTGGACCGCTGGTACGAGCTGTTGACCAGGTCCGAACTGGCCCTGCTGCACGAGTGCGCCGGCCTGCCCGCGTCGGCGTCCGAGCTGCCCCGCATCCCGTCCGCACGGCCCGCCGCGGCGGGCCCGGTCACCCTGGCCGACCTGCGCGACGACCTGCCGCTGCGCGAACTCGACGGGCTGGTGGGCGCGTTGACGGCACTGCCCACGGTGAGCGACCGCACCACCCTGGCCCTGGTCCTGGGCAGCATCAACCCGGCCGTCGCGGCCATGAGTCCGAGGACACCGGCGCTGAGACCGGACGTGTTCGCCATCCTGCGGACCTGCCTTCGCTACCCGGGGACCTTGGACCAACTCCTCGAAGCGATACGGTTGATGGAGGGCGACTCCGCCGGGGTGGCCCGCATGGACGAAGAGGCGGTGGAGTTGTCCCGGCGCCACCGTCGAGCCGGTGAGAGCCGCTGA
- a CDS encoding HEXXH motif domain-containing protein, whose protein sequence is MSAEPSLPHHRLPPDSLAELVRGEGGPATLTSLLGAERSRRLLLLRMLDDATDLGPAWDLLSQAQQRAPALVDDLLMYPQTGMWLATALHRLRGTASEAEPPLWVVLGHFSALAAAAALRAELDFGIEVPVRHGRVPLPTLGCAVLPTTEPWTTATVRAEAGRAVVEASGAGVVIPLPFGSAGAGWHPVRRLTVGPAGRRLEIALDDVDPYRTYPQPTEPRPLSEEAAAHWGQLLERAWAVLLREQTGTAEAMRRSVFSLTPTAARERFRPRSVTAGEAFGGIEASEPDDAIELAVTLVHEFQHTKLGGLLHLTPLLTDGSDGGTELWYAPWRDDPRPLGGLLQGIYAFVGITRFWRAHRTAAAAQTAMAQFEFALWRTHVATAMEQIHRHPRFTPLGTALLDTLRGHCAQWLAEPVPEEQRALARLCTDDHVARWRAHHLRPAAPAVDAAVRAWLDGASGPPGALAAEPEVVPDPSARWLDSLAMLVRYRLGDTDDDRPSPDWPEKAAARVTGALAGDALLAAGDATAARHAYLADLAVQPDRAGAWAGLGRALAAADTEPTAAHLLCHHPERARAVHRSLRQVTDTPPDPIHLATWLGSAPA, encoded by the coding sequence GTGAGTGCTGAGCCGTCCCTGCCGCATCATCGCCTGCCGCCGGACAGCCTGGCCGAACTGGTCCGTGGTGAGGGCGGCCCGGCCACCCTCACCTCTTTGCTCGGGGCCGAACGCAGCCGTCGTCTGCTGTTGCTGAGGATGCTCGACGACGCCACGGATCTCGGCCCCGCGTGGGACCTCCTCAGCCAGGCGCAGCAACGCGCGCCCGCCCTTGTCGACGACCTGCTCATGTATCCGCAGACGGGCATGTGGCTGGCCACCGCGCTGCACCGGCTGCGGGGGACGGCGTCCGAGGCGGAGCCGCCGCTATGGGTGGTGCTCGGCCACTTCTCGGCGCTCGCTGCGGCGGCAGCGCTACGCGCGGAGCTGGACTTCGGCATCGAGGTGCCGGTGCGGCACGGCCGGGTGCCCTTGCCGACCCTGGGCTGTGCGGTGCTGCCCACGACCGAACCATGGACGACGGCCACCGTGCGGGCCGAGGCCGGGCGCGCCGTGGTGGAAGCGTCCGGGGCCGGGGTCGTGATACCGCTCCCGTTCGGTTCGGCGGGAGCGGGGTGGCATCCGGTGCGCCGGCTGACGGTCGGCCCGGCAGGCCGACGGCTCGAGATCGCGCTGGACGACGTGGATCCGTACCGGACGTATCCGCAGCCGACCGAGCCGCGTCCCCTGTCCGAGGAGGCCGCCGCGCACTGGGGGCAACTGCTGGAGCGGGCCTGGGCGGTGTTACTGAGAGAGCAGACCGGCACGGCGGAGGCCATGCGGCGGAGCGTGTTCTCACTGACGCCGACAGCGGCCAGGGAAAGGTTTCGGCCACGCAGTGTGACAGCCGGGGAGGCCTTCGGGGGCATCGAGGCCTCGGAACCGGACGACGCCATCGAACTGGCCGTCACCCTCGTGCACGAGTTCCAGCACACCAAACTGGGCGGACTGCTCCATCTGACGCCGCTGCTGACGGACGGCTCCGACGGCGGTACGGAGCTGTGGTACGCGCCTTGGCGGGACGATCCCCGGCCTCTTGGGGGGCTGCTGCAAGGCATTTACGCGTTTGTGGGGATCACCCGCTTCTGGCGCGCGCACCGCACGGCCGCGGCCGCGCAGACCGCCATGGCGCAGTTCGAGTTCGCGCTGTGGCGGACCCATGTGGCGACGGCGATGGAGCAGATCCACCGGCATCCGCGCTTCACACCGCTCGGCACGGCCCTGCTGGACACGCTGCGCGGCCACTGCGCGCAGTGGCTGGCGGAGCCGGTTCCCGAGGAGCAACGGGCCCTGGCTCGGTTGTGCACCGACGACCACGTCGCGCGCTGGCGGGCACACCACCTGCGGCCCGCCGCGCCTGCGGTCGACGCGGCCGTACGCGCCTGGCTGGACGGGGCGAGCGGCCCGCCCGGTGCCCTGGCCGCCGAGCCCGAGGTCGTGCCCGATCCCTCGGCGCGCTGGCTGGACAGCCTGGCGATGCTCGTCCGCTACCGCCTCGGCGACACGGACGACGACCGGCCCTCGCCCGACTGGCCCGAGAAGGCCGCGGCCCGCGTCACCGGAGCACTGGCCGGCGACGCCCTCCTGGCCGCGGGCGACGCCACAGCTGCCCGGCACGCCTACCTGGCGGACCTGGCCGTGCAGCCCGACCGGGCCGGAGCCTGGGCCGGCCTCGGCCGTGCCCTCGCCGCGGCGGACACCGAACCGACGGCGGCCCACCTGCTGTGCCACCACCCCGAACGGGCGCGAGCGGTGCACCGCTCCCTGCGGCAGGTCACGGACACCCCACCGGACCCGATCCACCTCGCCACCTGGCTCGGCTCGGCTCCGGCCTGA
- the fxsT gene encoding FxSxx-COOH system tetratricopeptide repeat protein — protein MVSRALRGLGRASSADRSDVPPDVLLVVDDYVTMRVWDETVTRLADELARQETLGPITRLRLLSSDDTEPGRIRLEHLPPPVGEHRVVLVLTDGLAAGWRSDAVLPLLRELGRSEPLAVMHLLPQRLWFRTGLDVYRMRLRSGHPWAPNDSLGWELRTSPLEPVDDDPAARAGVVPVPVLERTGHSLTGWVDLVTGRASEGVEMSGVRARDWKRRPDAARAVPWVDDVPDPASAVPPWERVSEFRAAASPTAFALASRLAAAPLTLHVMSALTASVPGAGPAHLTELLMSGLVRPAGAEAERAGDMVFAFGPNIRQELLALARRRDTVRVLHDVRVLMAVPEGSDPVLPAADELLETTDVPPVTPRNVAFLRIELAALRALSGRFLPPAERLARALRAYDLQNTVNLGKDARTHTRHLDPATRAHGDAAHAPRGPETTSEGATNMATTQQPTVENARSTQPRIWGNIPPRNPNFTGRVDLLERLRERLREGTTTVLPEAIHGMGGVGKTQMAIEYAYRHQSEYDVVWWIPAERPGQIGQALVELAQRLGLGTSAEANIAGPAVREALREGRPYSRWLLIFDNADSPERVRDYFPTGGSGTILVTSRNRRWSVVGPSLEVDVFTREESKELLRRSGSPGDLDDAEADRLADALGDLPLALEQAAAWRAETGMPVSEYLRLFEDKRSELLEVSPPPDYQLPVAAAWNVSLDHLETRSLAALRLLQLCSYFAPDPISRSIFSGLGGSSIDPELDRALNDPMRLARAIREINRYSLARIDHRTNSIEMHRLVQAVLINRMTPEEQKRMRNGAHTLLAASDPKGPNQSANWPRYAELYGHVIASGAVESDQPWVRELVMNVAKYLWYWGDHKVAREFSEQAWEVWQRLFGEEDQQTLLMGWWLGFLYLMVGRYDDASRLVAQLRAVYDRTAPANQEDTREDALVALNLEAAVRRHQGDFGAGAELDEMAYERARRAFGEDDPTTLVTAHNLGVSLRLVGEFQRALELDRHTHAMKTRLFGRDHQQALVTEASVAVDVRETGDYVGARSLQQAVVDGYRAAFGAGNPTTLRTVRQLSEACRKEGDHTTALELARDTFDQFTRRYGDTHPESLTAALALSVALRQNGQLEAARERGEKASERFRTIYQHDHPHVLAADVDLAVTLRLLGRAQEARQLDEAALESLTGRLGESHPIVLACAINLASDLSALGRVEEARELGEKTVALCRTRLGEDHPTTLVGAANLSLDLVALGEEAAGEALRADTLSRMERVLDGPRLRSAESAPHPATVQARARKRTDCDIDPMPM, from the coding sequence GTGGTGTCGCGCGCCCTGCGTGGCCTCGGACGGGCTTCTTCCGCGGACCGCTCGGACGTGCCGCCGGACGTACTGCTCGTGGTCGACGACTACGTGACCATGCGGGTCTGGGACGAGACGGTCACCCGACTGGCCGACGAACTCGCCCGCCAGGAGACGCTGGGCCCGATCACCCGCTTACGGCTGCTGAGTTCGGACGACACCGAGCCGGGCCGGATCCGCCTGGAGCACCTGCCCCCGCCCGTGGGTGAACACCGGGTGGTGCTGGTGCTGACCGACGGGCTGGCCGCGGGCTGGCGTTCGGACGCGGTGCTGCCGCTGCTGCGCGAACTCGGCCGCTCCGAGCCCCTCGCGGTCATGCACCTGCTGCCCCAACGGCTCTGGTTCCGTACCGGCTTGGACGTCTACCGCATGCGCCTGCGCTCCGGGCACCCCTGGGCGCCCAACGACTCCCTGGGCTGGGAGCTGCGCACCTCTCCCCTCGAACCGGTGGACGACGACCCGGCGGCACGGGCCGGCGTGGTGCCCGTCCCGGTCCTGGAGCGGACCGGTCACTCCCTCACCGGCTGGGTCGACCTGGTGACGGGCCGGGCCTCGGAAGGCGTGGAGATGTCGGGCGTGCGGGCCCGCGACTGGAAGCGGCGGCCGGACGCCGCGCGTGCCGTGCCCTGGGTCGACGACGTGCCCGACCCCGCCAGCGCCGTACCCCCGTGGGAGCGCGTCTCGGAGTTCCGGGCCGCCGCCTCGCCCACCGCGTTCGCGCTGGCCAGCCGCCTCGCGGCGGCTCCTCTGACGCTGCACGTCATGAGCGCCCTGACGGCCTCGGTGCCGGGTGCCGGACCCGCCCACCTCACCGAGCTGCTGATGAGTGGTCTGGTGCGGCCCGCGGGCGCGGAGGCCGAACGCGCGGGCGACATGGTCTTCGCCTTCGGCCCGAACATCCGCCAGGAGTTATTGGCGCTGGCCCGCCGCCGGGACACCGTGCGGGTGCTGCACGACGTACGGGTGCTGATGGCGGTCCCGGAGGGCTCCGACCCGGTCCTGCCCGCCGCCGACGAACTCCTCGAGACGACCGACGTGCCGCCCGTGACCCCGCGGAACGTGGCGTTCCTGCGCATCGAACTGGCCGCGCTGCGTGCCCTGTCCGGACGCTTCCTGCCCCCGGCCGAGCGTCTCGCGCGGGCACTGCGCGCGTACGACCTGCAGAACACGGTCAACCTGGGCAAGGACGCACGTACCCATACGCGGCACCTGGACCCCGCCACCCGGGCCCACGGGGATGCCGCACACGCCCCGAGGGGGCCCGAGACAACTTCAGAAGGAGCCACGAACATGGCCACCACGCAGCAGCCCACGGTGGAGAACGCGCGCTCGACGCAGCCGCGCATCTGGGGGAACATCCCCCCGCGCAATCCGAACTTCACCGGCCGCGTGGACCTTCTGGAACGACTGCGAGAGCGCCTGCGGGAAGGCACGACCACCGTGCTGCCCGAGGCCATCCACGGCATGGGTGGTGTCGGCAAGACCCAGATGGCGATCGAGTACGCCTACCGGCACCAGTCCGAGTACGACGTCGTCTGGTGGATCCCCGCCGAGCGCCCCGGGCAGATCGGCCAGGCGCTGGTGGAGCTCGCCCAGCGGCTCGGCCTGGGCACCAGCGCCGAGGCCAACATCGCCGGACCCGCGGTGCGCGAGGCGCTGCGCGAGGGGCGGCCGTACTCGCGCTGGCTGCTGATCTTCGACAACGCCGACAGTCCCGAACGCGTCCGCGACTACTTCCCCACCGGCGGCAGCGGCACCATCCTCGTCACCTCCCGCAACCGGCGCTGGAGCGTCGTGGGTCCCTCCCTGGAGGTCGATGTCTTCACCCGGGAGGAGAGCAAGGAGTTGCTGCGGCGTTCGGGTTCCCCCGGGGACCTCGACGACGCCGAGGCGGACCGCCTCGCCGATGCCCTCGGGGACCTCCCGCTCGCGCTGGAACAGGCCGCCGCCTGGCGTGCGGAGACGGGGATGCCGGTATCGGAGTACCTGCGCCTGTTCGAGGACAAGCGCAGTGAACTCCTTGAGGTGTCACCGCCGCCGGACTACCAGCTTCCGGTCGCGGCCGCGTGGAACGTCTCGCTGGACCACTTGGAGACGCGCAGCCTCGCCGCGCTGCGGCTGCTCCAGCTCTGCTCGTACTTTGCGCCGGACCCCATCTCCCGTTCGATCTTCTCCGGCCTCGGCGGTTCCAGCATCGACCCCGAACTCGACCGGGCCCTCAACGACCCGATGCGGCTCGCCCGCGCCATTCGGGAGATCAACCGCTACTCTCTCGCCCGCATCGACCACCGGACCAACTCGATCGAGATGCACCGCCTGGTGCAGGCCGTGCTGATCAACCGCATGACCCCCGAGGAACAGAAGCGCATGCGCAATGGCGCCCACACCCTTCTGGCCGCCTCCGACCCCAAGGGACCCAACCAGTCGGCCAACTGGCCGCGCTACGCGGAGCTCTACGGCCATGTCATCGCGTCGGGCGCCGTCGAGTCCGACCAGCCGTGGGTGCGCGAGCTCGTGATGAACGTCGCCAAGTACCTCTGGTACTGGGGGGATCACAAGGTCGCCCGTGAGTTCTCGGAGCAGGCCTGGGAGGTGTGGCAGCGGCTGTTCGGGGAGGAGGACCAGCAGACGCTTCTGATGGGTTGGTGGCTGGGCTTCCTGTACCTGATGGTCGGGCGCTACGACGACGCCTCCCGGCTCGTGGCCCAGCTCAGGGCCGTCTACGACCGCACCGCGCCCGCGAACCAGGAGGACACACGCGAGGACGCACTGGTGGCGCTGAACCTCGAAGCCGCGGTACGCCGCCACCAGGGGGACTTCGGTGCCGGTGCCGAACTGGACGAGATGGCCTACGAGCGTGCTCGGCGCGCCTTCGGCGAGGACGACCCCACCACGCTGGTCACCGCCCACAACCTCGGGGTGAGCCTCCGGCTGGTCGGCGAGTTCCAGCGCGCGCTGGAACTGGACCGGCACACGCACGCGATGAAGACACGGCTGTTCGGCCGCGATCACCAGCAGGCACTGGTGACCGAGGCGAGCGTCGCCGTCGACGTGCGCGAGACGGGTGACTACGTCGGCGCGCGGTCGCTGCAGCAGGCGGTCGTCGACGGCTACCGGGCGGCCTTCGGAGCCGGTAACCCCACGACTCTGCGGACCGTGCGGCAGCTGAGCGAGGCCTGCCGCAAGGAGGGCGACCACACCACCGCGCTGGAACTGGCGCGCGACACGTTCGACCAGTTCACCCGCCGTTACGGCGACACGCACCCGGAGTCCCTGACCGCCGCGCTCGCCCTGTCGGTGGCGTTGCGGCAGAACGGTCAGCTGGAGGCCGCCAGGGAGCGTGGCGAGAAGGCCAGCGAACGCTTCCGCACCATCTACCAGCACGACCACCCGCATGTCCTGGCTGCCGACGTCGACCTGGCGGTGACGCTGCGGCTGCTGGGACGGGCGCAGGAGGCCAGGCAACTCGACGAGGCGGCGCTGGAGTCGCTGACCGGGCGCCTCGGGGAGAGCCATCCGATCGTGTTGGCCTGTGCCATCAACTTGGCGAGCGATCTGAGTGCGCTGGGGCGGGTGGAGGAAGCCCGCGAACTCGGCGAGAAGACCGTGGCGTTGTGCCGGACGCGGCTGGGTGAGGACCACCCGACCACGTTGGTGGGTGCGGCGAACCTCTCCCTGGACCTCGTCGCCCTCGGGGAGGAGGCGGCGGGCGAGGCGCTGCGCGCGGACACCCTGAGCCGTATGGAGAGGGTCCTGGACGGGCCCCGCCTCAGGTCTGCCGAGTCCGCTCCCCACCCGGCGACCGTGCAGGCCCGGGCCAGGAAGCGGACCGACTGCGACATCGACCCGATGCCGATGTGA
- a CDS encoding VMAP-C domain-containing protein, whose protein sequence is MRGRSPDRVRNELMVSIVDALQGSATVSQVSSREVWRDLLAGELAAPVEPFGGDRLRPWLLQVVKECTAVGDGLACLVRSLEYVEQQSATVAELWPLVDEWEAVDFFNNADLGHLRPVLLAMGSTDLAVMARRASRSRVQELPGWCQTGWQVFLRLAGENSPAGELPPSMAFLALSADRLMEDGQSEAAEVLRRFNRTQTLALGMEGLLADWQQSDFPQPAPSLVPAYLMIQFEPDRIEPDRYYLSHWRQSDSEGWHPVRGETVHLGREELPGAVERLIEEAEEKWADLRQPVILEFILPWELLNEPVEWWSKESGSEAPTPLVMDYPVVVRSIERLQRAAWHRPWHHKWRQLRERPADSHPHWSSPAEDEAYFFHLERELKEDRHAVCLVLSQPPGDESGAGRREVLAGLRAGVPAMIWHRNDCGDPKFKDAIGEILQDRGLGSLAERVGEWRKDALALGPGAWDLHVGRHLAILLDDPERKPSPPGPV, encoded by the coding sequence GTGAGAGGGCGCAGTCCGGATCGGGTCCGCAACGAGCTCATGGTCTCCATCGTGGACGCGTTGCAGGGGTCGGCCACGGTGAGCCAGGTGAGCAGCCGCGAGGTTTGGCGGGATCTGCTGGCCGGTGAACTGGCCGCGCCCGTGGAACCCTTCGGCGGGGACCGGCTGCGGCCGTGGCTGTTACAGGTGGTGAAGGAATGCACCGCCGTCGGTGACGGCCTGGCCTGCCTGGTGCGGTCGCTGGAGTACGTGGAACAGCAGTCGGCGACGGTGGCCGAGCTGTGGCCGCTCGTGGACGAGTGGGAGGCCGTCGACTTCTTCAACAACGCCGATCTCGGTCACCTGCGGCCCGTCCTGCTGGCGATGGGCTCCACGGATCTGGCCGTCATGGCGCGCCGAGCGAGCCGCTCCCGGGTCCAGGAGCTGCCCGGGTGGTGCCAGACGGGGTGGCAGGTCTTCCTGCGGCTGGCGGGTGAGAATTCCCCGGCGGGTGAACTCCCGCCCAGCATGGCCTTCCTGGCGCTGTCGGCCGATCGGCTGATGGAGGACGGCCAGTCGGAGGCCGCCGAGGTACTGCGCCGCTTCAACCGCACCCAGACGCTCGCCCTGGGTATGGAGGGCCTGCTGGCGGACTGGCAGCAATCGGACTTTCCGCAGCCCGCGCCCTCCCTCGTCCCCGCGTATCTGATGATCCAGTTCGAGCCGGACCGCATCGAGCCGGACAGGTACTACCTCTCGCACTGGCGTCAGTCCGACTCCGAGGGCTGGCATCCCGTGCGCGGCGAGACCGTCCACCTGGGCCGGGAGGAGCTCCCGGGCGCGGTGGAGCGGCTGATAGAGGAGGCCGAGGAGAAGTGGGCCGACCTGCGGCAGCCGGTGATCCTGGAGTTCATCCTGCCCTGGGAGCTGCTCAACGAGCCCGTGGAGTGGTGGTCGAAGGAGTCCGGCTCCGAGGCCCCGACCCCGCTGGTCATGGACTATCCGGTGGTGGTGCGCAGCATCGAGCGCCTGCAGCGGGCCGCCTGGCACCGGCCCTGGCACCACAAGTGGCGGCAGCTGCGGGAGCGCCCGGCGGACAGCCACCCGCACTGGAGCAGTCCGGCGGAGGACGAGGCGTACTTCTTCCATCTCGAGCGTGAGCTGAAGGAGGACCGGCACGCGGTGTGCCTGGTGCTCAGCCAGCCCCCGGGCGACGAGTCGGGCGCCGGCCGCCGCGAGGTCCTCGCCGGGCTGCGGGCCGGGGTGCCCGCGATGATCTGGCACCGCAACGACTGCGGGGACCCGAAATTCAAGGACGCCATCGGCGAGATACTCCAGGACCGAGGGCTGGGCAGCCTGGCGGAACGGGTCGGGGAGTGGCGCAAGGACGCGCTGGCCCTCGGCCCGGGGGCGTGGGACCTGCACGTGGGTCGCCATCTGGCCATTCTGCTCGACGACCCCGAGCGCAAGCCGAGTCCGCCCGGACCGGTGTAG